The proteins below come from a single Fastidiosipila sanguinis genomic window:
- a CDS encoding cysteine desulfurase family protein yields MNKTYLDYAATTPLRKEVLETMSETALEFWGNPSSQYASGRSARAELESARRRIAECLAVNPKGVTFTSGATEANNLIIRSNAYRLRNEGKGNHLITGDAEHPSVYEVFKSLEKEGFVVSYLPLDKSGTYLVEDLVEALNDETTLVSLMTVNNETGVIMPVQEIAALLREKEIFFHTDYVQAAGKIDLNAGDIQADAFSITAHKIYGPKGIGLAYQDPSINLQALQLGGHQENSHRAGTESLALASAFAKAIELAQAERLENEAKLEELSNYLFSQLNSANVEYELNATAKKYVGVHNIHFKGIKSSQALIRLDMAGVEVSAGSACAAGALEPSRVLVSMFGAEDPRVDESLRLSLGIYNNKEDIDKFVEVIASLA; encoded by the coding sequence ATGAATAAAACATATTTAGATTATGCAGCTACAACACCTTTGCGTAAAGAAGTTTTGGAGACAATGTCCGAAACTGCGCTTGAATTTTGGGGCAACCCGTCATCGCAATATGCAAGTGGGCGATCTGCACGAGCAGAGTTGGAGTCTGCAAGACGTAGAATAGCCGAATGTTTAGCAGTTAATCCAAAAGGTGTAACTTTTACATCTGGAGCCACAGAAGCTAATAATTTAATAATAAGATCAAATGCATATAGACTTAGAAATGAGGGTAAAGGTAATCATCTAATAACTGGTGACGCTGAGCATCCTTCAGTATATGAAGTTTTCAAAAGTTTAGAAAAAGAAGGTTTTGTGGTGTCGTATTTACCTTTGGACAAGTCTGGAACATATTTAGTTGAGGATCTTGTTGAAGCCTTGAATGATGAAACTACACTAGTCTCATTAATGACAGTAAATAACGAGACAGGAGTAATTATGCCTGTCCAAGAAATTGCAGCGTTGTTGAGAGAGAAGGAGATTTTCTTCCATACAGATTATGTACAAGCAGCCGGTAAAATAGACTTGAACGCAGGCGATATACAAGCAGATGCATTCAGCATAACAGCTCACAAAATCTACGGTCCAAAAGGAATTGGCTTAGCATATCAAGATCCAAGTATTAATTTACAAGCTCTGCAACTTGGTGGACATCAGGAGAATTCACATAGAGCTGGTACAGAGAGCCTAGCATTGGCGAGTGCTTTTGCCAAAGCCATAGAGCTAGCTCAAGCAGAAAGATTAGAAAATGAAGCTAAGTTAGAAGAGCTGTCTAATTATTTATTTTCGCAATTAAACTCAGCCAATGTTGAATATGAACTAAATGCTACAGCAAAAAAATACGTTGGAGTTCATAATATTCACTTCAAAGGGATAAAATCCAGTCAAGCTTTAATCAGATTAGACATGGCCGGCGTAGAAGTATCAGCTGGATCTGCCTGTGCTGCAGGCGCATTGGAGCCTAGTAGGGTACTGGTGTCTATGTTTGGTGCTGAGGATCCTAGAGTTGATGAGAGTTTACGTTTATCTCTTGGAATTTATAACAACAAGGAAGATATAGATAAATTTGTAGAAGTTATTGCTAGTTTAGCTTAA